In the genome of Actinomadura graeca, one region contains:
- a CDS encoding (Fe-S)-binding protein, with amino-acid sequence MSTGDDLPNLLGDCVHCGFCLPTCPTYVLWGEEMDSPRGRIHLMQQHAEGSPLSGPMVEHFDRCLGCMACVTACPSGVQYDRLIEMTRADVEREHPRPLRERAVREAIFRLFPYRRRLRALRGPLRAYQRTGLDRLVRRTGVLERISPSLAAMERLAPPLGRAPRLPTRVAARGGHRATVGMLTGCVQGEFFPGVNAATARVLALEGCDVLIPKGQGCCGALSLHAGREDEARAFARRTVETFEHTDAIVVNAAGCGSAMKDYEKLLADDPAWSRRAAALSAKTRDLTEFLVELGPRAARAPLPVTVAYHDACHLSHAQGIRSQPRALLAGIPELTVREIADPEICCGSAGTYNLLQPEAAAELGDRKAVNVDATGAELLVAANPGCSMQIATALRRRGADIAVAHTAQVLDASLRALGRDALVEHAS; translated from the coding sequence ATGAGTACCGGGGACGACCTTCCGAACCTGCTCGGCGACTGCGTGCACTGTGGTTTCTGCCTGCCGACGTGCCCGACGTACGTCCTGTGGGGCGAGGAGATGGACTCTCCCCGCGGCCGCATCCACTTGATGCAGCAGCACGCGGAGGGGTCACCGCTCAGCGGGCCGATGGTCGAGCACTTCGATCGCTGTCTGGGGTGCATGGCGTGCGTCACGGCCTGCCCGTCGGGCGTGCAATACGACCGCCTCATCGAGATGACCCGGGCCGACGTGGAACGCGAGCATCCCCGTCCGCTGCGGGAGCGAGCCGTACGGGAGGCCATCTTCCGCCTGTTCCCGTACCGGCGGCGTCTCCGCGCCCTGCGCGGGCCTTTGCGCGCCTACCAGCGGACGGGCTTGGACCGTCTCGTCCGGCGTACGGGCGTGCTGGAGCGCATCTCGCCGTCCCTGGCTGCGATGGAGCGGCTCGCGCCGCCGCTCGGCAGGGCGCCGCGGCTGCCCACCCGGGTCGCGGCACGCGGTGGGCACCGCGCCACCGTCGGGATGCTGACCGGCTGCGTCCAAGGTGAGTTCTTCCCCGGCGTCAACGCGGCCACGGCACGCGTCCTGGCTCTGGAGGGCTGCGACGTGCTGATCCCTAAGGGCCAGGGCTGCTGCGGGGCCCTTTCCCTGCACGCCGGACGCGAGGACGAGGCGCGCGCGTTCGCCCGCCGCACGGTCGAGACGTTCGAGCACACGGACGCGATCGTGGTGAACGCGGCGGGCTGCGGGTCGGCGATGAAGGACTACGAGAAGCTGCTCGCCGATGACCCGGCCTGGTCTCGCAGGGCGGCCGCCCTGTCTGCCAAGACACGCGACCTGACGGAGTTCCTCGTGGAACTGGGGCCACGCGCCGCGCGCGCGCCGCTGCCGGTCACCGTCGCCTACCACGACGCCTGCCACCTCTCCCACGCCCAAGGGATCCGGAGCCAGCCCCGCGCCCTGCTGGCGGGCATCCCGGAGCTGACCGTCCGGGAGATCGCCGACCCCGAGATCTGCTGCGGCTCCGCCGGGACCTACAACCTGCTGCAGCCGGAGGCGGCCGCGGAACTGGGCGACCGTAAGGCGGTGAACGTGGACGCGACCGGGGCCGAGCTGCTGGTCGCCGCCAACCCCGGCTGCTCCATGCAGATCGCCACCGCCTTGCGGCGCCGCGGCGCGGACATCGCGGTCGCGCATACCGCGCAGGTCCTCGACGCCTCGCTGCGGGCGCTCGGCCGCGACGCCCTCGTCGAGCACGCTTCGTAG